A window of the Streptomyces sp. Ag109_O5-10 genome harbors these coding sequences:
- a CDS encoding carboxypeptidase regulatory-like domain-containing protein — translation MKRSMRVESGFRPLHALRRGAAVVGVAAVALVGFQPAASATTGPEPGATASSTRLNTTASDADTVGTDLTPLCDSPAKGHAACYALRAPGTTGRLSAAQTPAGLGPQDIRGAYDLPADGGEGQTIAIVDAYDNPNAEADLAVYRSQYGLPPCTAANGCFEKVDQRGGSDYPTTSDSWAGEIALDLDMVSATAPRAHIILVETDNDGLDSLAAGVDRAVALGAKYVSNSYGRSGDSDTDQATYGASYDHPGVAVVAASGDDGYGVAFPATLSTVTSVGGTDLVADPTSPRGWSETVWNRGTYAPGSGCATHQPKPAFQKDTGCAGRSVADVSAVADNVAVYSTFGSTGAGWQRYGGTSVATPVIAAVYALAGSPRPGTYPNSYPYATGGTGLTDITGGSNGTCDTAYLCTAGAGYDGPTGLGTPSGLAAFRSGPSGTVSGVVKDAKTGRPVAGATVGTGLDVATTLQDGTYTLNLPAGRVDGLTVTAFGYRTTAPMALDIADGQAVTQDFAMAPLPRVHVRGTVKDGSGHGWPLYARISVDGSPEAPAWTDPVTGAYDITLPENAGYKLDVSSALPGYEPVTRAVTVAARSVTANIAVTADPDAATAIGYTPRRADATETFDSTTSAPAGWTVTNAAGTGNGWQFDDPIQRGNATGGTGSFAVVESDQGPFGPHQDSQLTSSAYDLSDAQSAELTFKTAYTANLTQQHMTVDASADGGKTWENVWGGPKVGGTDDHLTVAVPLRQYAGQRSVRLRFHFVADWGYYWALDDVTLQTRRLEPVSGGLAVGTVRDTATGAGVVGATVVDTRSPDNAAVTAATPDDPAVGDGLYTLFLPHSGRHTLRVTASGYTTLTRTAVARDDQVTREDFRIAGHGGNPSP, via the coding sequence ATGAAGAGATCCATGCGCGTGGAGAGCGGATTTCGCCCGCTTCACGCCCTGCGGCGTGGCGCCGCGGTTGTGGGCGTCGCGGCTGTGGCCCTGGTGGGCTTCCAGCCCGCGGCCAGTGCCACAACTGGCCCGGAGCCGGGCGCGACGGCCTCCTCCACACGGCTGAACACGACCGCCTCCGATGCCGACACCGTCGGCACCGATCTCACGCCCCTCTGCGATTCCCCCGCCAAGGGGCACGCAGCTTGCTACGCCCTGCGCGCGCCAGGCACGACGGGTCGTCTGAGTGCGGCGCAGACTCCGGCCGGCCTCGGCCCGCAGGACATCCGCGGCGCCTACGACCTGCCTGCCGACGGCGGAGAAGGGCAGACGATCGCGATCGTCGATGCGTACGACAACCCGAACGCCGAGGCCGACCTCGCCGTCTACCGCAGCCAGTACGGGCTTCCGCCGTGCACCGCGGCGAACGGCTGCTTCGAGAAGGTGGACCAGCGCGGCGGCAGCGACTACCCCACGACGAGCGACTCATGGGCCGGCGAGATCGCCCTCGACCTGGACATGGTCTCCGCCACCGCTCCGCGGGCCCACATCATCCTGGTGGAGACCGACAACGACGGCCTCGACAGCCTCGCGGCCGGGGTCGACAGAGCGGTCGCCCTCGGCGCCAAGTACGTCTCCAACTCCTACGGCCGAAGCGGTGACTCCGACACCGACCAGGCGACCTACGGCGCCTCCTACGACCATCCCGGTGTCGCCGTGGTGGCGGCGAGCGGAGATGACGGATACGGGGTCGCCTTCCCGGCGACCCTGTCCACGGTGACCTCGGTCGGCGGCACGGACCTGGTTGCCGACCCCACCAGTCCGCGCGGATGGTCCGAGACCGTCTGGAACCGTGGCACCTACGCGCCGGGCTCCGGGTGCGCCACACACCAGCCGAAGCCCGCCTTCCAGAAGGACACCGGCTGCGCCGGCCGCAGTGTCGCCGATGTCTCGGCCGTCGCCGACAACGTTGCCGTCTACTCCACATTCGGCTCGACCGGAGCGGGCTGGCAGCGCTACGGCGGCACGAGTGTCGCGACGCCCGTGATCGCGGCCGTGTACGCCCTGGCGGGCAGCCCGCGTCCCGGCACGTACCCGAACTCCTACCCCTATGCGACCGGCGGCACGGGCCTGACCGACATCACCGGCGGCTCGAACGGTACCTGCGACACCGCGTATCTGTGCACCGCGGGCGCCGGTTACGACGGTCCCACCGGCCTCGGCACACCGTCCGGGCTGGCGGCGTTCCGCAGCGGCCCGAGCGGCACCGTGTCCGGCGTGGTCAAGGACGCGAAGACCGGTAGGCCCGTCGCGGGAGCCACGGTGGGCACCGGCCTCGACGTCGCCACGACCCTCCAGGACGGCACCTACACCCTGAACCTCCCCGCCGGCCGGGTCGACGGCCTGACCGTGACGGCGTTCGGCTACCGGACCACCGCACCGATGGCCCTCGACATCGCCGACGGCCAGGCGGTGACCCAGGACTTCGCGATGGCGCCGCTGCCGCGCGTCCACGTCCGCGGCACGGTCAAGGACGGCTCGGGACACGGCTGGCCGCTCTACGCCCGCATCTCGGTCGACGGGTCGCCCGAGGCCCCGGCCTGGACCGACCCGGTGACCGGCGCGTACGACATCACCCTGCCGGAGAACGCCGGTTACAAGCTGGACGTCAGCTCCGCGCTGCCCGGCTACGAACCCGTCACTCGAGCCGTGACGGTCGCCGCCAGGTCGGTGACCGCGAACATCGCCGTGACCGCCGACCCGGACGCGGCCACCGCCATCGGCTACACCCCCCGTCGCGCGGACGCCACCGAGACCTTCGACTCCACCACCTCGGCCCCCGCCGGATGGACCGTGACGAACGCCGCCGGCACCGGCAACGGGTGGCAGTTCGACGACCCCATCCAGCGTGGCAACGCCACCGGGGGGACCGGTTCCTTCGCCGTGGTGGAGAGCGACCAGGGGCCGTTCGGTCCGCACCAGGACAGCCAACTGACCTCGTCGGCCTACGATCTGTCGGACGCGCAGTCCGCGGAGCTGACCTTCAAGACGGCCTATACGGCCAACCTCACCCAGCAGCACATGACCGTGGACGCCAGCGCGGACGGCGGAAAGACCTGGGAGAACGTCTGGGGCGGACCGAAGGTGGGCGGCACGGACGATCACCTGACGGTCGCCGTTCCGCTGCGCCAGTACGCCGGGCAACGGTCCGTGCGCCTGCGCTTCCACTTCGTGGCCGACTGGGGATACTACTGGGCCCTGGACGACGTGACCCTCCAGACCCGTCGCCTCGAACCGGTCTCGGGCGGCCTCGCCGTGGGCACTGTCAGAGACACGGCCACCGGCGCGGGCGTGGTCGGCGCCACCGTCGTCGACACCCGCTCCCCGGACAACGCCGCGGTCACCGCCGCCACTCCAGATGACCCGGCCGTGGGCGACGGTCTGTACACGCTGTTCCTGCCCCACTCCGGCCGCCACACCCTGCGGGTCACGGCGTCCGGTTACACGACGCTCACCCGCACCGCGGTGGCGCGCGACGACCAGGTCACCCGGGAGGACTTCCGGATCGCAGGACACGGCGGGAATCCCTCACCGTAG
- a CDS encoding Gfo/Idh/MocA family oxidoreductase, which translates to MERAAGTTRTFVGLQGRSSPTFRWLADLVSEGFVGEVLSATVVASSTEWGTAVSADTLYTLDRTLGATMLTIAFGHAIDLVSMVVGELEEVVATTATRRRQVPLGHTGQVVAMTAEDQIAISGTVAGGAILSVHHRGGAASGAGFSLIIDGTQGRLEITAPEFPHIGPVTVHAIRGDGRPTKVTLPSGYDDYPGLAGTAIHTLAHAYAAIRDDLNHATAVAPDFTHAVKRHRLLDAIVRSAATGQRQALHP; encoded by the coding sequence ATGGAGCGTGCCGCCGGGACGACGCGCACCTTCGTCGGACTTCAGGGACGCTCCTCGCCCACCTTCCGCTGGCTGGCCGACCTCGTGTCCGAAGGATTCGTAGGGGAAGTGCTCTCCGCCACCGTCGTGGCGTCTTCGACCGAATGGGGCACCGCGGTGTCTGCGGACACGCTCTACACACTCGACCGCACACTCGGGGCCACGATGCTGACCATCGCGTTCGGACACGCGATCGACCTGGTGTCGATGGTCGTCGGCGAGCTTGAGGAAGTGGTCGCCACGACCGCGACCCGCCGCCGTCAGGTTCCCCTCGGGCATACCGGGCAGGTCGTTGCGATGACCGCCGAGGACCAGATCGCGATCTCGGGCACCGTGGCGGGCGGAGCGATCCTGTCCGTCCACCACCGCGGAGGAGCGGCATCGGGTGCAGGATTCTCGCTGATCATCGACGGCACGCAGGGGAGACTGGAGATCACCGCCCCCGAGTTCCCGCACATCGGTCCGGTCACGGTGCATGCCATACGCGGCGACGGCCGGCCCACGAAGGTCACGCTGCCCAGCGGCTACGACGACTATCCCGGCCTGGCCGGAACAGCGATCCACACGCTGGCGCACGCCTACGCCGCGATCCGGGACGACCTCAACCACGCAACGGCTGTCGCCCCGGACTTCACCCACGCCGTCAAGCGCCACCGACTCCTTGACGCGATCGTACGGTCCGCCGCCACAGGGCAACGACAAGCCCTCCACCCTTAG
- a CDS encoding IS5 family transposase (programmed frameshift) — MEIKRPQGGGRRRAGDRETLAAIIFVANSGCTWRQLPPVFGPAWPTVYRRFAQWSRGRVWARLHRVLLDELGARGDLDWSRCAIDSVSLRASKGGYLTGPNPTDRGKSGSKIHLITDRNGLPLSLGISAANTHDSLGLKPLVCGIPPIRSRRGPRRRRPAKLHADKGYDYDHLRKWLRQRGIRHRIARKGIESSHRLGRHRWVVERTVSWLAGCRRLHRRYERKAEHFLAFVGIAAALISHRRLARSPAA, encoded by the exons ATGGAGATCAAGCGTCCGCAGGGCGGTGGACGGCGTCGGGCGGGTGACCGCGAAACGCTGGCCGCCATCATCTTCGTAGCCAATTCAGGCTGTACGTGGCGGCAACTGCCGCCGGTCTTCGGCCCTGCATGGCCTACCGTCTACCGTCGCTTTGCCCAATGGAGTCGGGGGCGCGTCTGGGCCCGACTGCATCGCGTCCTCCTCGACGAGCTCGGTGCCCGAGGCGACCTGGACTGGTCGCGGTGCGCGATCGACTCCGTCAGCCTGAGGGCGTCAAAAGGGGGCTACT TGACTGGACCGAATCCGACCGACCGTGGCAAGAGCGGATCGAAAATCCACCTGATCACCGACCGCAACGGCCTGCCCCTGTCGCTGGGCATCTCCGCCGCCAACACCCACGACAGCCTTGGACTCAAGCCGCTCGTGTGTGGCATCCCGCCGATTCGCTCCCGGCGCGGACCACGTCGACGACGGCCGGCGAAACTGCATGCCGACAAGGGATACGACTACGACCACCTGCGCAAATGGCTCCGACAGCGGGGCATTCGTCACCGCATCGCCCGCAAAGGGATTGAGTCCTCACACAGGCTCGGTCGACACCGCTGGGTGGTCGAGCGCACGGTGTCCTGGCTGGCCGGATGCCGCCGCCTACACCGTCGCTACGAGCGCAAGGCCGAGCACTTCCTGGCCTTCGTAGGCATCGCCGCTGCCTTGATCAGCCACCGCAGGCTGGCACGCTCGCCGGCCGCCTAG
- a CDS encoding transposase — protein MLVWDNVRLHLTKRLREFIDANADWLTVFQLPTSGRRGRGTH, from the coding sequence GTGCTGGTCTGGGACAACGTCCGCCTGCACCTGACCAAGCGGCTTCGCGAGTTCATCGACGCGAACGCCGACTGGCTCACCGTCTTCCAGCTGCCCACCTCAGGCCGGCGGGGGCGTGGCACTCACTAA
- a CDS encoding alpha/beta fold hydrolase, whose amino-acid sequence MLPTHHRTATVGAQQVFYREAGPEEAATVLLLHGFPSSSHMFRHLIPSLADRYHVIATDHVGYGQSSMPQAGEFTYTFDHLAAITAGLLEKLEISRFSVYVHDYGAPIGWRLALNPAFEVTAIISQSGNAYMEGFVKPFWDDLFSYATSPGPDTEPGARAKFSAETTRWQYENGAEDPSLVSPDNWLHDQTLLDRPGNDQVQLALFRDYPTNIEGYPRLHEYFRSSQVPLLAVWGERDEIFGPAGALAFSHDLPDAEVHLLPAGHFALETHLDAISGYIHGFLGRVAG is encoded by the coding sequence GTGCTACCTACGCATCACCGGACCGCGACCGTCGGCGCCCAGCAGGTGTTCTATCGTGAGGCGGGCCCCGAGGAAGCCGCGACCGTTCTGCTTCTGCATGGATTTCCCAGCAGTTCGCACATGTTCCGGCACCTCATTCCCAGCCTCGCCGACCGCTATCACGTGATCGCCACCGATCATGTCGGATACGGACAGTCGTCCATGCCCCAGGCGGGTGAGTTCACCTACACATTTGATCATCTGGCCGCCATCACTGCGGGATTGCTGGAGAAACTGGAGATCAGCCGTTTCTCGGTCTATGTCCATGACTACGGCGCGCCCATCGGCTGGCGCCTCGCCCTGAATCCCGCGTTCGAGGTGACCGCCATCATCTCCCAGAGCGGCAACGCCTACATGGAGGGCTTCGTCAAACCCTTCTGGGACGATCTGTTCTCGTACGCGACATCACCCGGTCCCGACACCGAACCGGGCGCGCGGGCGAAGTTCAGCGCCGAGACCACGCGCTGGCAGTACGAGAACGGGGCCGAGGACCCGAGCCTGGTCAGCCCGGACAACTGGCTGCACGATCAGACCCTGCTGGACAGGCCGGGCAACGATCAGGTGCAGCTGGCGCTCTTCCGGGACTACCCGACGAACATCGAGGGGTACCCGCGGCTCCACGAGTACTTCCGTAGCAGCCAGGTGCCATTGCTGGCCGTCTGGGGTGAGCGCGACGAGATCTTCGGGCCGGCCGGTGCTCTCGCCTTCTCCCACGATCTGCCCGATGCCGAAGTCCATCTGCTCCCGGCCGGTCATTTCGCCCTGGAAACGCACCTGGACGCCATAAGCGGTTACATCCATGGGTTCCTCGGCCGTGTGGCCGGCTGA
- a CDS encoding MOSC and FAD-binding oxidoreductase domain-containing protein: MATLISVNVGMPKDVSWHGRTVYTGVHKQPVSGPRMVRRLNIDGDGQGDLGGHGGEMRAVLVYQLDSYRFWSERLGRDDLTPGSFGENFTVDGLPDDEVCIGDRYRVGEALLEVSQPRVTCYRVGIRLAEPRMAALLVAHHRPGFYLRVIEEGEVEAGQQIVKVSTGPEAMTVEEIDSVLYLSGHTPDQVRRALRIPALSPGWQASMRDLLEQADKGATTSSGSAGLTAAAGVPPPAWRGFRPLTVTDVHPESDNVISLRLAAADGSALPGALPGQFLTVKMRTPEDGTSLIRSYSLSGVPGTGTYRISVKVEPHGLASTYLRTHVRAGDSLEFAAPRGTFCLTGGDTPVVLVSAGIGATPVLAMLHSLANTSSRRQVWWLHAARNGREHPFAQEVRDLVALLADARSAVYYSRPGPADERGKDYAEAGRISGERILSLGLPTDADAYICGPAAFMDGMTDALVRAGLWPSRVHTENFSGGPSLTPGIKGTPVARAPHQPEGAPGTGPSVSFARSGLTVPWNDDQNSLLELAEACDVPVQWSCRTGVCHTCELAMMSGTVDYSPDPVEPPGEGNILICCSRPAQDVVLDL; the protein is encoded by the coding sequence GTGGCCACCTTGATCTCAGTCAACGTGGGGATGCCGAAGGACGTTTCCTGGCACGGCAGGACCGTGTACACCGGGGTGCACAAGCAGCCCGTGTCGGGGCCGAGGATGGTGCGGCGGCTGAACATCGACGGTGACGGTCAGGGTGACCTGGGCGGACACGGCGGGGAAATGCGGGCCGTACTGGTCTACCAACTCGATTCCTATCGCTTCTGGTCCGAGAGACTGGGCCGGGACGACCTGACGCCGGGCAGCTTCGGGGAGAACTTCACGGTCGACGGGCTCCCCGACGACGAGGTGTGCATCGGCGACCGGTACCGGGTCGGCGAAGCCCTTCTGGAGGTCTCGCAACCACGGGTGACCTGCTACCGGGTCGGCATCCGGCTTGCGGAACCGCGCATGGCGGCGCTGCTGGTGGCCCACCATCGACCCGGCTTCTACCTGCGTGTCATCGAAGAGGGCGAGGTGGAGGCCGGGCAGCAGATCGTCAAGGTCTCCACCGGCCCGGAAGCCATGACCGTCGAGGAGATCGACTCCGTCCTCTACCTCTCCGGTCACACCCCTGACCAGGTGCGCCGAGCTCTGCGCATACCCGCTCTCAGTCCCGGCTGGCAGGCCTCGATGCGCGACCTGCTCGAACAGGCCGACAAAGGCGCGACCACGTCGTCCGGCAGCGCCGGCCTCACCGCCGCGGCAGGCGTCCCGCCCCCGGCATGGCGCGGCTTCCGTCCACTGACGGTCACGGACGTCCACCCCGAGAGCGACAACGTGATATCCCTGAGGCTGGCCGCGGCCGACGGCTCCGCCCTGCCCGGCGCACTGCCGGGACAGTTCCTGACCGTGAAGATGCGCACCCCCGAGGACGGCACTTCCCTGATCCGCAGCTACTCGCTGTCGGGCGTACCCGGCACGGGTACGTACCGGATCAGTGTGAAGGTGGAACCACACGGCCTGGCGAGCACCTATTTGCGTACACACGTACGGGCGGGTGACAGCCTGGAGTTCGCCGCACCGCGCGGCACCTTCTGCCTCACCGGCGGTGACACGCCGGTCGTGCTGGTGTCCGCCGGCATCGGGGCGACTCCTGTGCTGGCCATGCTGCACTCACTGGCGAACACCTCCTCCCGCAGGCAGGTGTGGTGGCTCCATGCCGCCCGCAACGGTCGTGAGCATCCCTTCGCCCAGGAGGTGCGTGACCTGGTGGCGCTCCTGGCCGACGCACGGTCCGCCGTCTACTACAGCAGGCCCGGCCCCGCCGACGAGCGCGGCAAGGACTACGCGGAAGCGGGCCGCATCTCCGGCGAGCGGATCCTCTCTCTGGGTCTGCCCACTGATGCTGACGCCTACATCTGCGGGCCGGCGGCCTTCATGGACGGCATGACCGACGCGCTGGTCAGGGCCGGCCTGTGGCCGTCCCGCGTGCACACCGAGAACTTCAGCGGCGGCCCCTCCCTCACTCCGGGGATCAAGGGCACGCCCGTGGCGAGGGCACCGCACCAGCCGGAAGGCGCCCCGGGCACCGGTCCCTCCGTCTCCTTCGCCCGCAGCGGACTGACCGTCCCGTGGAACGACGACCAGAACTCCCTGCTGGAACTCGCGGAAGCATGCGACGTCCCGGTCCAGTGGTCGTGCCGCACCGGCGTCTGCCACACCTGTGAGCTCGCCATGATGTCCGGGACCGTGGACTACTCCCCGGACCCGGTCGAGCCGCCGGGCGAGGGCAACATCCTCATCTGCTGCAGCAGACCCGCGCAGGACGTCGTCCTGGATCTCTGA